One genomic segment of Bacteroidales bacterium includes these proteins:
- a CDS encoding M48 family metallopeptidase, with amino-acid sequence MNDSIELGSRQIAFKVEYADRKSLGITVTSDLDVLVRAPLDTPIELIKEKIRKKAPWIIKQQSFFLGFHPKTPTRKYIGGETHLYLGRQYRLKINIDQVEGVKLKAGFIEVTLSDKNRTKELVLDWYLHNARIKFKSIAQPYIEKFKLFNVEPTSIVLRDMPTRWGSCTPQGKIILNPELIKAPRGCIEYVIIHELCHLIHHDHTQRFIDLQAKIMPDWEKWKMKLEKLSA; translated from the coding sequence ATGAATGATAGCATTGAATTGGGATCAAGACAAATCGCGTTCAAGGTAGAATATGCCGACCGGAAATCACTTGGTATTACTGTAACTTCTGATTTAGATGTCCTGGTAAGGGCTCCACTTGATACTCCAATCGAATTGATCAAGGAAAAAATCAGGAAGAAGGCGCCCTGGATTATTAAACAACAAAGTTTTTTCTTAGGATTTCACCCCAAAACACCCACAAGAAAATATATTGGTGGTGAAACCCATTTATACCTAGGCCGGCAGTACCGTTTGAAAATCAATATTGACCAAGTTGAAGGGGTAAAACTTAAAGCAGGGTTTATTGAAGTCACATTATCTGATAAAAATCGAACCAAAGAATTGGTATTAGACTGGTATCTGCATAATGCAAGGATAAAATTCAAATCCATTGCCCAACCATATATCGAAAAGTTCAAATTATTCAATGTTGAACCCACTTCCATTGTTCTTCGGGATATGCCAACCCGCTGGGGAAGCTGCACACCCCAAGGAAAAATCATTTTGAATCCGGAATTAATCAAAGCACCAAGAGGTTGTATCGAATATGTTATCATTCATGAGCTTTGCCACCTTATTCACCATGATCATACCCAACGTTTTATTGATTTACAGGCGAAAATAATGCCTGATTGGGAGAAATGGAAGATGAAATTGGAGAAATTATCGGCCTGA
- a CDS encoding TIGR03987 family protein — protein sequence MFYSLGVWAERIARYLKRWHVAAFWTGFAFDVSGTLAMTKLADGPFNLMELHTLTGQIALWLMLAHAIWASYVVRKGSEKALSGFHRYSLVVWMIWLIPYFGGMMMGMAG from the coding sequence ATTTTTTATTCGCTGGGTGTTTGGGCTGAAAGAATTGCCCGATATCTTAAAAGATGGCATGTGGCTGCTTTCTGGACTGGTTTTGCATTCGATGTTTCGGGAACTTTAGCAATGACTAAGCTGGCAGATGGCCCATTCAACCTGATGGAATTGCATACGCTTACCGGGCAGATTGCTCTATGGCTCATGCTTGCCCATGCGATCTGGGCAAGCTATGTTGTCCGCAAAGGAAGCGAAAAAGCCCTCTCAGGGTTTCACCGGTATAGCCTGGTAGTCTGGATGATCTGGCTGATTCCCTATTTCGGCGGGATGATGATGGGTATGGCGGGATGA
- a CDS encoding site-specific integrase: protein MKNKMPLTRILLDTRRKKSDGTYPVKLRVTYTREQRLYPIGLSLSEKQFKELLSSEDVRGKNKEKKRQMIAAQEKADQVIDKLTIFGFDAFERKFLISSGDDSDVIHQYEMVINEMRLEGRIGNASSYECSMNAIKEFYGKSSLSFHEVSPELLKKFESWMINRGRSRTTVGIYLRSLRALFNKALEESIITREFYPFGRTKYVIPSGRNIKKALKIRDVQKLLTYQSIPGTTEYWAHKLWIFSYLCNGMNINDIANLKYKDIEKDRFYFYRGKTINTSKQNLKKIEVMLTPPVREIIESLGTKPQKPDSHIFGIIEDPSTPLVKRAKIHQATKQINKYMKRIAVELEIEMSVSTMTARHTFATVMLNLGSSPQLIGESLGHANITTTQNYLGSFEDDIKRKFADQLYKLK from the coding sequence ATGAAAAATAAGATGCCACTGACACGGATCCTGCTGGATACTCGCAGAAAAAAATCAGACGGAACGTACCCGGTCAAATTACGCGTAACCTATACTAGGGAACAGCGACTTTACCCTATCGGATTATCATTATCGGAAAAGCAGTTTAAAGAATTGCTTTCCTCAGAGGATGTCAGAGGAAAGAACAAAGAGAAAAAGCGTCAGATGATTGCCGCTCAGGAGAAGGCTGATCAGGTGATTGATAAACTGACAATCTTTGGATTTGATGCCTTCGAGAGAAAATTCCTGATTTCCAGCGGAGATGATTCAGATGTTATTCATCAATATGAAATGGTAATTAATGAAATGAGGTTGGAGGGCCGTATCGGTAATGCCTCAAGTTATGAATGCAGCATGAATGCAATAAAAGAATTCTACGGGAAGTCTAGTCTCAGCTTCCATGAGGTTTCTCCTGAACTCTTAAAGAAATTTGAATCCTGGATGATCAATAGAGGAAGATCCCGCACTACAGTTGGTATTTATTTGAGGTCATTAAGGGCATTATTCAATAAAGCCTTGGAGGAATCAATTATCACTAGGGAATTTTATCCTTTTGGTCGGACAAAATATGTAATTCCTTCAGGCAGAAACATTAAAAAAGCACTAAAAATCAGGGATGTACAAAAGCTACTGACCTACCAATCTATTCCTGGCACAACAGAGTACTGGGCACACAAACTATGGATATTCAGTTATCTTTGTAATGGAATGAACATCAATGATATCGCTAATCTTAAGTATAAGGACATCGAAAAAGACAGATTCTATTTCTACAGAGGAAAGACCATAAATACTTCAAAGCAGAACCTAAAGAAAATTGAAGTAATGTTGACACCACCTGTCAGGGAGATCATCGAAAGCTTGGGCACTAAACCCCAAAAACCAGATTCACATATCTTTGGTATAATCGAAGACCCTTCAACACCCCTTGTTAAAAGGGCTAAGATTCATCAGGCAACCAAACAGATCAATAAGTATATGAAAAGAATCGCGGTTGAACTGGAGATTGAGATGAGTGTCTCCACAATGACAGCTCGCCATACATTTGCTACTGTTATGCTGAATCTGGGTAGTTCTCCTCAATTAATCGGAGAATCTCTTGGTCATGCAAACATCACCACTACTCAAAACTATCTAGGTAGCTTCGAGGACGATATCAAACGGAAATTTGCCGATCAACTCTATAAATTGAAATGA
- a CDS encoding DUF1211 domain-containing protein, with translation MNKNRLEAFSDGVLAIIITIMVLELRPPTDTSFASLRPLIPKILGYVMSFAFIGIYWNNHHHLLHTVKKVNGGILWANMNLLFWLSLIPFTTAWMGEHGFAGPPVALYGIVLLMAAVAYYVLVRFILYKHGRDSVLAKAIGSDFKGKISIGIYAIAILCAFILPLLAQVLYALVALMWLMPDMRIERLLEKEE, from the coding sequence ATGAACAAAAACAGGTTAGAAGCATTCAGTGACGGCGTTCTCGCTATTATCATAACGATCATGGTCCTGGAACTTCGTCCCCCGACCGATACTTCCTTCGCTTCCCTTCGGCCTCTGATTCCAAAGATCCTTGGCTATGTTATGAGCTTCGCATTCATTGGAATTTACTGGAACAACCATCACCATCTTCTGCATACTGTTAAAAAAGTGAACGGTGGGATACTCTGGGCAAACATGAACCTCCTTTTCTGGCTTTCACTGATCCCTTTTACAACAGCCTGGATGGGTGAACACGGTTTTGCTGGCCCTCCCGTTGCATTGTATGGGATCGTGCTCCTGATGGCTGCAGTTGCCTACTATGTTCTGGTTCGTTTTATCCTTTACAAACACGGGAGGGATTCGGTTCTGGCCAAGGCAATCGGGAGCGACTTCAAAGGGAAGATATCAATAGGAATCTATGCCATTGCGATCCTTTGCGCGTTTATCCTTCCCTTGCTGGCACAGGTGCTTTATGCGCTGGTGGCGTTGATGTGGCTTATGCCCGATATGCGGATTGAACGGCTCCTTGAGAAGGAGGAATGA
- a CDS encoding DUF3387 domain-containing protein — MRKLPQKHSELWDIFKTIANKRDAEAYQVLLKDEAIRVLFYDKLAIFAKGLKMAMSSVQFYKTVDEKTIKRYNDDLNMFLKLRFAVISWYSDTIDYKQYEGQIQKLIDTHITTDTVEPITDLVDIFEKEKFQLEVEKTTGKAAKADKIASRTSKHISEKIEEDPAFYKKFSELLKDCIADYEARRINEAQYLNKVQEIMDAVLSHTDSDIPEVLANKDIAKAFYGLCLEALSTKVTDDLVLKAISTQSALNIDGFIGDAVLDNGKSIIDWQYKTNITGKLQIEIGDYLIDEVRDKFNIDLSFSEMDEIAGKCIDVAKIRYK, encoded by the coding sequence ATTAGAAAGCTTCCACAAAAGCATTCAGAACTTTGGGATATTTTCAAAACCATTGCTAATAAGCGTGATGCAGAAGCCTACCAGGTCCTGTTGAAGGATGAAGCAATCAGGGTATTGTTCTATGATAAACTGGCAATATTTGCCAAAGGTCTAAAGATGGCAATGTCATCTGTTCAGTTTTACAAAACGGTCGATGAAAAAACCATTAAAAGGTATAATGATGATTTGAACATGTTCCTGAAACTTAGGTTTGCTGTAATCAGCTGGTATAGTGACACCATTGATTACAAGCAATACGAAGGACAGATTCAAAAGCTTATCGACACCCATATTACTACTGATACAGTGGAACCAATCACCGACCTGGTTGATATTTTTGAAAAGGAGAAGTTCCAGCTGGAAGTTGAAAAAACAACAGGCAAAGCTGCCAAGGCAGATAAGATTGCAAGTCGTACATCAAAGCATATTTCGGAGAAGATAGAAGAAGATCCGGCTTTCTATAAAAAGTTCTCAGAATTGCTTAAGGATTGTATAGCTGACTATGAAGCCAGGCGAATAAATGAAGCCCAGTATCTCAATAAGGTTCAGGAAATCATGGATGCTGTTTTATCACATACCGATAGTGATATACCGGAGGTACTGGCAAATAAAGATATTGCTAAAGCTTTTTATGGTTTGTGCCTGGAAGCTCTTTCCACAAAAGTGACGGATGATTTGGTTCTGAAAGCTATATCTACACAGTCCGCTCTCAACATCGACGGATTCATCGGGGATGCCGTCCTGGATAATGGGAAATCAATAATTGACTGGCAGTATAAAACGAATATAACAGGCAAACTCCAGATTGAAATTGGCGACTACCTTATTGATGAAGTCCGGGACAAGTTCAATATAGACCTTTCATTCAGCGAAATGGATGAAATTGCAGGAAAGTGCATTGATGTTGCCAAAATCCGGTATAAGTAA
- a CDS encoding type VI secretion system tube protein Hcp: MKYIFICILFAAQVATAQVGIGTLNPSSNSILDLTSPDKGLLLPRVNDTGSVSNPSAGLMIYDINTKTPAFHNGAKWNSLTSASALSGTYGDSITYSFFGPGSFSPGVYQVTAMSFGGSNAGFSNSVSIQDVSFSKTQDYNSTHFFKAMILGSMVGGIEFKMYVPGQATPYYSVKLSNWKVSSMSQSVSIGGDLFEAISLNPENIGFKDWTNNLGFSYNILTEVIGPY, from the coding sequence ATGAAATATATCTTTATCTGCATTTTATTTGCAGCCCAGGTAGCCACTGCTCAAGTTGGCATTGGTACTTTGAACCCCAGTTCTAATTCCATTCTGGACCTGACCAGTCCAGACAAGGGCCTCCTGCTGCCCCGTGTAAACGATACCGGTTCTGTAAGCAATCCTTCCGCCGGATTGATGATTTATGACATAAATACCAAAACGCCTGCCTTTCATAATGGCGCCAAATGGAATTCACTGACAAGTGCAAGTGCATTGTCAGGGACATATGGCGATTCAATTACATATTCTTTCTTTGGCCCAGGTTCATTTAGTCCGGGCGTTTACCAGGTAACTGCTATGTCCTTTGGGGGGTCAAATGCTGGTTTTTCAAACAGTGTCAGTATTCAGGACGTGTCCTTTAGCAAGACCCAGGATTACAATTCCACTCACTTTTTTAAAGCGATGATTTTGGGTTCAATGGTTGGGGGCATTGAATTTAAAATGTATGTGCCCGGACAAGCTACTCCTTATTATTCGGTAAAACTCTCCAATTGGAAAGTTTCAAGCATGTCCCAGAGTGTGTCAATAGGGGGGGATTTATTTGAAGCCATTAGTTTGAACCCTGAAAACATCGGGTTTAAAGATTGGACAAATAATCTCGGTTTCTCTTACAATATTTTAACTGAAGTCATTGGTCCATATTGA
- a CDS encoding phosphatidylserine decarboxylase codes for MNISKTKKRWGIILLLLAVIAILALYPLPPQAPIQYYERQSGLLKTEKVAGEKWLVWLYNNPAGEATLWALAKRKVVSTVYGNRMDHPSSVSKIQPFVDEFDIDMSAAQKQEFNSFNDFFTRKLKNIARPVDTNSTVIVSPADGKVLAYANISNSDFIIKGYRFDISSFLNNARLAQNYFDGTLVIIRLAPPDYHRFHFPISGSVSPVTRIDGDYYSVNPLALRKMAEIFCLNKREYVIISNPMFGDVVMAEIGATMVGSIVQTYTGDDVKKGEEKGYFEFGGSTVALLFEKNRVNIDKDLLINTSKGYETEIREGERIGVSISDPEVRR; via the coding sequence ATGAACATTTCAAAAACTAAAAAGAGGTGGGGGATCATTTTATTATTGCTTGCTGTCATTGCCATACTGGCTTTATATCCGTTGCCCCCACAAGCTCCTATCCAATATTATGAGAGGCAAAGTGGTTTGTTAAAAACAGAAAAAGTAGCTGGCGAAAAGTGGTTGGTGTGGCTGTATAATAATCCGGCAGGCGAAGCAACATTGTGGGCGCTGGCCAAAAGAAAGGTGGTATCGACTGTTTATGGCAATAGAATGGATCATCCTTCATCTGTCTCCAAAATACAACCTTTTGTTGATGAATTTGATATCGACATGAGTGCCGCCCAAAAACAGGAGTTCAACTCATTCAATGATTTCTTTACCCGGAAACTAAAGAATATTGCCAGGCCGGTGGATACCAACTCAACTGTTATAGTGTCACCTGCCGATGGGAAAGTACTGGCCTACGCCAATATCAGCAACAGCGATTTTATAATCAAAGGATACCGCTTCGATATTTCTTCGTTTTTGAATAATGCCCGCCTTGCTCAAAATTACTTTGATGGTACCCTGGTAATCATCCGGCTTGCCCCTCCCGATTACCATCGTTTCCATTTCCCCATTAGCGGAAGTGTATCCCCCGTCACCCGGATTGATGGTGATTATTACTCGGTTAACCCCTTGGCTTTGCGAAAAATGGCTGAAATTTTCTGCCTGAACAAAAGGGAATATGTCATCATTTCAAACCCCATGTTTGGAGATGTTGTGATGGCTGAGATAGGTGCAACAATGGTTGGAAGCATTGTGCAGACCTATACCGGGGATGATGTTAAAAAGGGGGAAGAGAAAGGGTATTTCGAATTTGGGGGATCCACGGTGGCGCTGCTGTTCGAGAAAAACAGGGTTAACATCGATAAGGATCTGTTGATTAATACTTCAAAAGGCTATGAAACGGAGATCAGGGAAGGAGAGCGAATTGGGGTATCGATCAGTGATCCGGAAGTCCGGAGATAG